A single window of Sulfurimonas sp. hsl 1-7 DNA harbors:
- the gspG gene encoding type II secretion system major pseudopilin GspG translates to MKRNAFSLIELMIVIVILGLLAAMVMPSLTGKGEEAKRDLVCVQMKSIYNGALDMYKIKNSVYPSTQEGLKLLTKDDKYFKDAKMPKDSWGQEFIYINNDGKVELISLGADKKEGGKDEAADIKLSECK, encoded by the coding sequence ATGAAAAGAAATGCGTTCTCTTTAATAGAACTTATGATCGTTATCGTGATCCTTGGACTATTAGCGGCGATGGTTATGCCGAGTCTTACAGGTAAGGGTGAAGAAGCAAAACGTGACCTTGTGTGTGTACAGATGAAAAGTATCTATAACGGTGCACTTGATATGTACAAAATTAAAAACAGTGTGTACCCTTCGACACAAGAGGGATTAAAATTACTTACAAAAGACGATAAGTATTTTAAAGACGCTAAAATGCCTAAAGATTCTTGGGGACAAGAATTTATCTACATTAACAACGATGGCAAGGTGGAACTTATCTCACTAGGTGCCGATAAAAAAGAGGGCGGTAAAGACGAAGCTGCCGATATTAAACTAAGTGAGTGTAAATAA